A part of Lacinutrix sp. 5H-3-7-4 genomic DNA contains:
- a CDS encoding DMT family transporter, which translates to MKASKWTYLILLSIIWGTSFILIKKALIGLTPFQLGALRTLITGCFLFIVGYKRIKTIQKTDWKWIAVSGFLGSFIPAFFFAIAETEIDSTVVSVLNSLVPLNTVLMGMAVFKITSTKRQILGVVVGFIGTVLLILKGAELNPDQNYLFAGFIIASTLMYAANVNIIKRYLQDVKPLTIAVGNYVAIIIPALIVLIFTNFFTTENFSNPTIGVSVFYVSLLSLFGTAIAKVLFNTLVQISTPVFASSVTYIMPIVALIWGTLDGEKFTLLQGVATLIILVGVYLANRKKKV; encoded by the coding sequence ATGAAAGCATCAAAATGGACATACCTTATACTTTTGTCTATAATTTGGGGTACAAGCTTTATTTTAATTAAAAAAGCATTAATTGGTTTAACACCGTTTCAATTAGGTGCATTGCGTACTCTTATTACAGGATGTTTTTTATTTATTGTAGGATACAAACGTATTAAAACAATACAAAAAACAGATTGGAAATGGATTGCTGTTTCTGGATTTTTAGGCTCATTTATACCGGCTTTCTTTTTTGCAATTGCAGAAACCGAAATAGATAGTACAGTGGTTTCTGTATTAAATTCATTAGTGCCATTAAATACAGTTTTAATGGGAATGGCGGTTTTTAAAATAACGTCTACTAAACGTCAAATTTTAGGAGTGGTTGTTGGTTTTATAGGTACTGTACTTTTAATTTTAAAAGGTGCCGAGTTAAACCCAGATCAAAATTATTTATTTGCTGGCTTTATAATTGCTTCAACTTTAATGTATGCTGCTAATGTAAATATTATTAAACGGTATTTGCAAGATGTAAAACCGTTAACAATTGCAGTAGGAAATTATGTTGCTATAATTATACCTGCGCTAATAGTTTTAATTTTCACTAATTTTTTTACTACTGAAAATTTTAGCAACCCAACAATAGGTGTTTCGGTTTTTTATGTGAGTTTATTATCTCTTTTTGGTACGGCAATAGCTAAAGTACTATTTAACACTTTGGTTCAAATTTCTACACCTGTTTTCGCTTCTTCAGTTACGTATATTATGCCAATTGTAGCACTTATTTGGGGAACGCTTGATGGCGAAAAATTTACACTTTTACAAGGTGTCGCTACCCTAATAATTTTAGTTGGTGTGTATTTAGCAAACAGAAAAAAGAAAGTTTAA
- a CDS encoding single-stranded DNA-binding protein — translation MSGTLNKVMLIGHLGDEVKMHYFEGGGCVGRFPLATNETYTNKSTNERVTNTEWHNIVLRNKAAEICEKYLSKGDKVYIEGRLKTRKWQDESGNDRYSTEIQANEFTFLTTKKESEAASANAQAKPEVAKPTTPGKAASDDDLPF, via the coding sequence ATGTCAGGAACATTAAATAAAGTTATGCTAATTGGGCATTTGGGAGATGAAGTAAAGATGCATTATTTTGAAGGTGGTGGATGTGTTGGCCGTTTTCCGTTGGCAACAAACGAAACCTATACAAATAAGTCTACTAACGAGCGTGTAACAAATACCGAATGGCATAATATTGTATTAAGAAATAAAGCGGCCGAAATTTGTGAAAAATACTTAAGCAAAGGCGATAAAGTATATATAGAAGGCCGTTTAAAAACTAGAAAGTGGCAAGATGAGTCTGGAAACGATCGTTACAGTACAGAAATTCAAGCTAACGAATTTACTTTTTTAACAACAAAAAAAGAAAGTGAAGCAGCAAGTGCAAATGCACAAGCCAAACCAGAAGTAGCCAAACCAACAACTCCAGGTAAAGCGGCAAGTGATGACGATTTACCTTTTTAA
- a CDS encoding S24 family peptidase, with product MTENKTYYIKRSSKNHRVTRPSQTGFSSPATHYTEPRIDLNEALVSNPSATFYVRVADNSFVNYGIKENDVLIIDKSLTPNNNQLILAIKDDAFSILKIENKQNETLQVWGVITYIIKAVK from the coding sequence ATGACAGAAAATAAAACATATTACATAAAGAGGTCGTCTAAAAACCATAGAGTAACAAGACCATCACAAACAGGATTTTCAAGTCCGGCGACACATTATACAGAGCCAAGAATAGATTTAAATGAAGCATTAGTAAGTAATCCTTCGGCAACTTTTTATGTTAGAGTTGCAGATAATTCATTTGTAAACTATGGTATTAAAGAAAATGACGTACTCATTATAGACAAATCCTTAACACCTAATAACAACCAACTTATATTAGCAATTAAAGATGATGCGTTTTCCATACTAAAAATAGAAAACAAGCAAAATGAAACACTACAAGTTTGGGGTGTTATTACATATATTATAAAAGCTGTAAAATAA
- a CDS encoding pitrilysin family protein produces the protein MKTKITAIIALFLLSISVTAQIDRSKQPKPGPAPKITLEVPGEFELKNGLKVLVVENHKLPRVSYSLRIDNKPVVEGKIAGVSGILGAMLGNGTTTISKDEFNEEIDFLGARLGFGSSSAFASSLTKYSERILELMADAAMNPLLTEEEFQKEKEKAIESIKSSAKSVDAIASRVGSALAYGKKHPYGEFVTEETLNNITLDNVRAFYQANFNPNNAYLVVVGDVDFRTVEKQVKKYFKNWEKGIDVTKTIPEPYKNVNATEIDFIDMPNAVQSNISITSNVDLKMGDEDYHAVLIANKILGGGFNSYLNMNLREEHGYTYGARSSVGTDRYGASRFTAGASVRNAVTDSAVVQALKEIKRIKTEPVSAEDLKNAKAKYVGDFVLALERPQTIANYALNIKLNNLPKDFYKTYLSKINDVNTEDVKRVANKYFTSEKARVVVVGKGSEVIPNLKKTYIPIKYYDTYASETKEPVLNIEMPKDASVEKVLNAYIDAIGGKAELAKVNSVFMTAEAELQPGVVINLEMKRTTKNQFSQVINVMGQSQKQVLDGDTGYSSAAGQRKDMTPEEVKKAQIESSPFPEVNWLNGGATLEKIEMVDGVKAYKVKVSDEQSNFYAVDSGLKIKEERTSPAGTQSTFYSDYKEVAGVKFAFKIGQTMGPRKFDFNVKDIKVNQGVSDADFD, from the coding sequence ATGAAAACAAAAATAACAGCGATAATAGCCTTGTTTTTATTATCAATTTCTGTAACTGCACAAATTGATAGATCTAAACAGCCAAAACCAGGACCTGCTCCAAAAATTACATTGGAAGTACCTGGAGAATTTGAATTAAAAAACGGACTAAAAGTTCTTGTGGTTGAAAACCATAAGTTACCTCGTGTCTCTTATTCATTAAGAATAGACAACAAACCTGTAGTAGAAGGAAAAATAGCAGGTGTTTCTGGTATTTTAGGCGCAATGCTTGGAAACGGAACCACTACAATATCTAAAGACGAATTTAACGAAGAAATCGATTTTCTTGGTGCTAGATTAGGCTTTGGTTCATCTAGTGCGTTTGCAAGCTCTTTAACAAAATACTCAGAGCGTATTTTAGAACTTATGGCAGATGCTGCAATGAATCCTTTATTAACAGAAGAGGAGTTTCAAAAAGAAAAAGAAAAAGCAATTGAAAGCATTAAATCTAGTGCTAAAAGTGTAGATGCTATTGCTAGTCGTGTAGGTAGCGCATTAGCTTACGGTAAAAAACACCCTTATGGAGAGTTTGTTACAGAAGAAACTTTAAACAATATTACATTAGACAATGTTCGTGCTTTTTATCAAGCAAACTTTAACCCTAATAATGCTTACTTAGTTGTAGTAGGTGATGTAGATTTTAGAACTGTAGAAAAACAAGTAAAAAAATACTTTAAAAACTGGGAAAAAGGTATCGATGTAACTAAAACAATACCTGAACCATACAAAAATGTAAATGCTACAGAAATTGATTTTATAGACATGCCTAACGCAGTACAGTCTAACATTTCTATTACAAGTAATGTAGATTTAAAAATGGGTGATGAAGATTACCATGCTGTATTAATTGCTAATAAAATTTTAGGTGGTGGTTTTAACTCGTACCTAAACATGAATTTACGTGAAGAGCATGGTTATACTTATGGCGCACGCTCAAGTGTTGGTACAGATCGTTATGGAGCATCTCGTTTTACTGCTGGTGCTTCTGTAAGAAACGCTGTTACAGATAGTGCTGTTGTACAAGCATTAAAAGAGATTAAAAGAATTAAAACAGAACCAGTTTCTGCCGAAGATTTAAAAAATGCCAAAGCTAAATATGTAGGTGATTTTGTATTAGCTTTAGAACGCCCACAAACAATTGCTAACTACGCATTAAACATTAAGTTAAACAACTTGCCAAAAGATTTTTATAAAACATACCTATCAAAAATTAACGATGTAAATACAGAAGATGTTAAGCGTGTAGCAAACAAATACTTTACTAGTGAAAAAGCAAGAGTTGTTGTTGTAGGTAAAGGCAGTGAAGTTATACCAAACTTAAAGAAAACTTACATTCCAATTAAATATTACGATACTTATGCAAGCGAAACTAAAGAGCCTGTTTTAAATATTGAAATGCCAAAAGATGCAAGTGTAGAAAAAGTACTAAACGCGTATATTGATGCCATTGGAGGTAAAGCCGAATTAGCAAAAGTAAACTCGGTATTTATGACTGCTGAAGCTGAGTTACAACCAGGTGTTGTAATTAACTTAGAGATGAAGCGTACTACTAAAAATCAATTCTCTCAAGTAATTAACGTTATGGGTCAATCTCAAAAACAGGTTTTAGATGGTGATACAGGTTACTCATCTGCAGCTGGACAACGTAAAGACATGACACCAGAAGAAGTTAAAAAAGCTCAAATTGAATCTTCTCCTTTTCCAGAAGTTAACTGGTTAAATGGTGGTGCGACTTTAGAGAAAATTGAAATGGTTGATGGTGTAAAAGCCTACAAAGTAAAAGTTTCAGACGAGCAATCTAATTTTTATGCTGTAGATTCAGGATTAAAAATTAAAGAAGAAAGAACGTCTCCAGCAGGAACTCAGTCTACTTTTTATTCAGATTATAAAGAAGTTGCAGGAGTTAAATTTGCTTTCAAAATTGGACAAACAATGGGACCTCGTAAATTTGACTTTAATGTTAAAGACATAAAAGTTAACCAAGGTGTTAGTGATGCAGATTTTGACTAA
- the gldD gene encoding gliding motility lipoprotein GldD, with amino-acid sequence MKLNLFYILLILGTITACTEDPTPKPKGFLALEYPNAVYKTEDITKMPFTFDRNALGKNIRTKTLKGKTASYGVNIEYPNLKGTIYLTYKAVEQSPEHLQTFLRDAQNFTQEHTQKADAIEEFVYENPERKVYGMFYDVGGNAASQSQFYVTDSVNHFLTGSLYFYAKPNYDSILPAAHYLQKDIRRIMESLQWKESNYLSKPKTVEKKY; translated from the coding sequence ATGAAATTAAACCTCTTTTATATACTATTAATATTAGGAACAATAACAGCCTGTACAGAAGACCCAACACCAAAACCAAAAGGCTTCTTAGCACTAGAGTATCCTAATGCTGTTTATAAAACCGAAGATATTACTAAAATGCCTTTTACTTTTGATCGTAATGCATTAGGTAAAAATATTAGAACAAAAACATTAAAAGGAAAAACTGCTAGTTATGGTGTAAATATAGAATACCCTAATTTAAAAGGTACAATATATTTAACCTATAAAGCTGTAGAGCAAAGCCCAGAACATTTACAAACGTTTCTTCGCGATGCACAAAATTTCACACAAGAACATACGCAAAAAGCTGATGCAATAGAAGAGTTTGTTTACGAGAATCCAGAGCGTAAAGTTTACGGTATGTTTTACGATGTTGGCGGTAATGCAGCGTCACAATCGCAGTTTTATGTGACAGATAGTGTTAATCACTTTTTAACAGGTTCATTATATTTCTATGCTAAACCTAATTACGATTCTATTTTACCTGCAGCGCATTACCTACAAAAAGATATAAGACGTATAATGGAGAGTTTGCAGTGGAAGGAAAGCAACTATTTAAGCAAACCTAAAACAGTAGAAAAAAAATATTAA
- a CDS encoding pitrilysin family protein, with protein MKKNLFSLAALLLAGLTANAQEVKFEEYDLSNGMHVILHQDNTAPVVTTSVMYHVGAKDEHPERTGMAHFFEHLLFEGTKNIERGEWFKIVTSNGGSNNANTTDDRTYYYEIFPSNSLELGLWMESERLMHPIINQIGVDTQNEVVKEEKRLRVDNSPYGRFIENVKLHMFKKHPYKGTTIGKMAHLDAASLEEFQAFNKKFYVPNNAVLVVAGDIDIPATKKMVEDYFGPIPRGEDIVRNFPKEDPITETIRAKAYDPNIQIPAIMAAYRTPAMTERDAYVLDMLSSYLSDGKTSKLYKKLVDDEKKALQVGAFNQSQEDYGTYILFGLPLGDVSLDELLAGIDEELLKVQNELISERDYQKLQNQFENNFVNSNSSVSGIANSLARYYMLYDDVNLINNEIDIYRSITREEIQAVAKKYLNPNQRLVLEYLPEVKEEK; from the coding sequence ATGAAAAAAAATTTATTCTCATTAGCTGCTTTGCTTTTAGCCGGTTTAACCGCTAACGCACAAGAGGTTAAGTTTGAAGAGTACGATTTAAGTAACGGTATGCACGTTATTTTACATCAAGACAACACTGCTCCTGTAGTAACAACTTCGGTTATGTATCACGTAGGAGCGAAAGATGAACATCCAGAGCGTACTGGAATGGCTCACTTTTTTGAACACCTTCTATTTGAAGGCACAAAAAACATAGAGCGTGGCGAATGGTTTAAAATTGTAACTTCTAACGGTGGTAGTAATAATGCAAACACTACAGATGATCGCACATATTACTACGAAATTTTCCCTTCTAATAGCTTAGAATTAGGCTTATGGATGGAGTCTGAACGTTTAATGCACCCAATTATTAACCAAATAGGTGTTGATACTCAAAACGAAGTTGTAAAGGAAGAAAAACGTTTAAGAGTAGACAATTCTCCTTACGGTCGTTTTATTGAGAATGTTAAATTACACATGTTCAAAAAACACCCTTATAAAGGAACAACTATTGGAAAAATGGCACATTTAGATGCTGCATCATTAGAAGAGTTTCAAGCATTTAACAAAAAATTCTATGTACCAAACAACGCTGTTTTAGTAGTTGCTGGTGATATAGATATTCCTGCTACTAAAAAAATGGTAGAAGATTACTTTGGCCCAATCCCAAGAGGAGAAGATATTGTACGTAACTTTCCAAAAGAAGATCCTATTACAGAAACTATAAGAGCTAAGGCTTACGATCCAAACATTCAAATCCCTGCAATCATGGCTGCTTATAGAACGCCAGCAATGACAGAAAGAGATGCTTATGTTTTAGATATGCTTTCTAGTTATTTAAGTGATGGTAAAACTTCTAAACTATATAAAAAATTAGTTGACGATGAGAAAAAAGCATTACAAGTTGGTGCCTTTAACCAAAGCCAAGAAGATTATGGAACTTACATATTGTTTGGATTACCATTAGGAGACGTTTCTCTAGACGAGTTATTAGCTGGTATTGATGAAGAATTATTAAAAGTTCAAAACGAATTAATTTCTGAAAGAGATTACCAAAAACTTCAAAATCAATTTGAAAATAACTTTGTAAACTCTAACTCTAGCGTTTCTGGTATCGCAAACTCTTTAGCAAGATATTACATGTTATATGATGATGTAAACTTAATTAACAACGAAATTGACATTTACCGTTCTATTACAAGAGAAGAAATTCAAGCCGTTGCTAAAAAATACTTAAATCCTAACCAACGTTTAGTATTAGAGTATTTACCAGAAGTTAAAGAAGAAAAATAA
- a CDS encoding Y-family DNA polymerase, producing MIALVDCNSFYASCEQVFRPDLQNKPVVVLSNNDGCIIAANKEAKALAHIPMFQPVFKIKDLLSRNNVVCFSSNYTLYSDLSKRVMDTLRDFSPLVEEYSIDESFVDLSHYKIEELEIIAHKIKDTVYKNTGIPVGVGIAKTKSLSKIANKYAKKITKNNNVYVVDTESKRQFLLNECKIKDIWGIGKKHAIRIENAGKKNALEFANMPVDWVRKEITVIGERLWRELNNMPCMKINTNIQVKKGIGTAKSFGFKLSNYGLIEEACSYYVSEVADLLRQQQSAATHIEVFLQTNYHSNTDKQYSNKIVLTLNEPTSSTIALTQKALIGLKKIYKEGYRYKKVGVNLLGLVPENEIQMSLFNSHKKIESKSITNVIDLLNSKYGKNKVKLATVGNREKEWALIKEHRSPRYTTQWNELMTISNKKTPNLK from the coding sequence ATGATAGCATTGGTAGATTGTAATAGTTTTTATGCCTCTTGCGAACAAGTATTTAGGCCAGATTTACAAAATAAACCAGTAGTGGTTTTAAGTAATAATGATGGCTGTATAATAGCAGCCAACAAAGAAGCTAAAGCACTAGCACATATACCTATGTTCCAACCGGTTTTTAAAATAAAAGATTTATTATCCCGAAATAATGTTGTGTGCTTTTCTTCTAATTATACTCTATATAGTGATTTATCAAAAAGAGTTATGGATACACTTAGAGACTTTTCTCCATTAGTTGAAGAATATAGTATTGATGAAAGCTTTGTAGACCTATCGCATTATAAAATTGAAGAACTAGAAATTATAGCTCACAAAATAAAAGATACAGTTTATAAAAACACCGGAATTCCCGTAGGTGTTGGCATCGCTAAAACAAAATCACTATCTAAAATAGCAAATAAATATGCGAAAAAAATAACTAAAAACAATAATGTATATGTTGTAGACACAGAAAGCAAAAGACAGTTTTTACTAAACGAATGCAAAATAAAAGACATTTGGGGCATCGGTAAAAAGCATGCTATTAGAATAGAGAATGCTGGTAAAAAAAATGCATTAGAGTTTGCTAATATGCCTGTAGATTGGGTTAGAAAAGAAATTACTGTTATAGGTGAACGCCTATGGAGAGAATTAAACAATATGCCATGCATGAAAATTAACACCAATATTCAAGTAAAAAAAGGAATTGGTACAGCAAAATCTTTTGGTTTTAAACTATCTAATTATGGTCTTATTGAAGAAGCCTGTAGTTACTACGTATCTGAAGTAGCAGATTTATTAAGGCAACAACAATCTGCAGCAACACACATTGAAGTTTTTTTACAAACCAATTACCACAGTAATACAGATAAACAATATTCTAATAAAATTGTTTTAACCTTAAACGAACCTACAAGTAGTACCATAGCTTTAACACAAAAAGCATTAATAGGATTAAAAAAAATTTACAAAGAAGGCTATAGATATAAAAAAGTAGGCGTAAACTTATTAGGGCTTGTTCCTGAAAACGAAATACAAATGAGCCTATTTAATTCTCACAAAAAAATAGAAAGTAAGAGTATAACTAATGTTATAGATCTTTTAAATAGCAAGTACGGCAAAAACAAAGTAAAATTAGCCACCGTAGGCAATAGAGAAAAAGAATGGGCATTAATAAAAGAACATCGCAGCCCAAGATACACAACGCAATGGAACGAGTTAATGACTATTAGTAATAAAAAAACGCCTAATCTTAAATAA
- a CDS encoding heavy-metal-associated domain-containing protein: MKNIKHLVLIAVIALTAFNCKNEAQPEVMTVETATETTKTETKAALDPNATYAKAEFKIEGMTCAMGCAKTIEKKMAKMEGVKFASVDFERELAMVEYDEAKVNPESLEETVTNVADTYKVKDMKTVDAFSKE, translated from the coding sequence ATGAAAAATATAAAACACTTAGTATTAATTGCGGTTATAGCATTAACAGCATTTAATTGTAAAAATGAAGCGCAACCAGAAGTAATGACGGTTGAAACTGCTACAGAAACTACTAAAACCGAAACTAAAGCTGCTTTAGATCCTAATGCAACTTATGCTAAAGCAGAATTTAAAATTGAAGGTATGACTTGCGCAATGGGTTGTGCTAAAACAATTGAAAAGAAAATGGCTAAAATGGAAGGTGTAAAATTTGCATCAGTTGATTTTGAACGCGAATTAGCAATGGTTGAGTATGATGAAGCTAAAGTAAACCCAGAAAGTTTAGAAGAAACTGTAACTAACGTTGCAGATACTTACAAGGTGAAAGACATGAAAACTGTTGATGCTTTTTCTAAAGAATAA
- the rplU gene encoding 50S ribosomal protein L21, whose amino-acid sequence MYAIVEIAGHQFKVEKDQKVFVNRLATEEGSTVDFDNVLLIGDGDNVTLGAPAIGGALVGAKVLRHLQGEKVIVFKKKRRKGYRVKNGHRQALSEIVIESIVASGAKPAKKAAPKKETKAAAPKAEAKPAAKKATGKADDLKKVEGIGPKIASTLVEAGISTFAELAKTDAAKISEIIADVRGNHVTDTWPAQAKLAAEGKWDELKKWQDELDGGKA is encoded by the coding sequence ATGTACGCAATTGTAGAGATAGCAGGGCATCAATTTAAAGTTGAAAAAGACCAAAAAGTTTTTGTTAACCGTTTAGCAACAGAAGAAGGATCGACAGTAGATTTCGATAATGTTCTTTTAATTGGTGATGGTGACAATGTTACTTTAGGCGCCCCAGCTATAGGCGGAGCACTAGTAGGTGCAAAAGTCTTAAGACACCTTCAAGGTGAGAAAGTTATTGTTTTCAAAAAGAAAAGAAGAAAAGGTTACCGTGTTAAAAATGGACACAGACAAGCTTTATCTGAAATCGTAATTGAAAGCATCGTAGCTTCAGGAGCTAAGCCAGCTAAAAAAGCTGCTCCAAAAAAAGAAACTAAAGCTGCTGCTCCAAAAGCAGAAGCTAAACCTGCTGCTAAAAAAGCAACAGGAAAAGCAGATGATTTGAAGAAAGTTGAAGGTATTGGACCTAAAATTGCTTCAACATTAGTAGAAGCAGGAATCTCAACTTTTGCTGAATTAGCAAAAACAGATGCTGCAAAAATTTCTGAAATTATCGCAGATGTTCGTGGAAACCACGTAACAGATACTTGGCCAGCACAAGCTAAATTAGCTGCTGAAGGTAAGTGGGATGAGTTAAAGAAATGGCAAGACGAATTAGATGGTGGTAAAGCTTAA
- a CDS encoding DUF4199 domain-containing protein, with translation MKNLALPIRFGIIISVLLIAFFLLLSLFGLHTHPAFSLGNGIIVGFGIYETIRYYKLEQGKQFSYSSGFTVGIVSGFLATLIFTVFFLFYATEINSNFISNLLEVFKNDYNVSVGLVTFVVAIMGFATSVVLTLTCMQLFKDSRNITESTEESRLKKVS, from the coding sequence ATGAAAAACTTAGCACTTCCAATACGCTTTGGTATTATAATAAGCGTTTTATTAATAGCCTTTTTTTTATTACTCTCATTATTTGGCTTACACACTCATCCTGCTTTTAGTTTAGGTAATGGAATAATTGTAGGTTTTGGTATTTATGAAACGATTAGATATTATAAATTAGAACAAGGCAAGCAGTTTAGTTATAGTAGTGGTTTTACTGTTGGTATTGTTTCTGGATTTTTAGCAACGTTAATATTTACCGTTTTCTTTTTGTTTTATGCTACAGAAATAAATTCAAATTTTATTTCGAACTTATTGGAAGTTTTTAAAAACGATTATAATGTAAGTGTAGGATTAGTAACATTTGTCGTTGCTATCATGGGTTTTGCAACGTCTGTTGTTTTGACTTTAACATGTATGCAATTATTTAAAGATAGTAGAAACATAACCGAATCAACAGAAGAATCTCGATTAAAAAAAGTGTCATAA
- a CDS encoding gliding motility-associated protein GldE produces the protein MDPEPTSIIILFTSFDYSVIPSFIALFVLLFCSALISGAEVALFSLTRAHLETEENNTPKALQIITKLLEKPKKLLATILVANNFINIAIVILFAYLGDFMFGSVTNEILKFVLEVVVVTFLILLFGEILPKVYASRNSLKFASFMAYPLSILDFVFSPLSVPMRAITLGIHNKLGKQKSNISVDQLSQALELTSEDDTTQEEQKILKGIVSFGNTDTKQVMRPRLDIFALNITQTYAEILPELITNGFSRIPVYEDNVDNIKGILYVKDLLPHIEKDDFKWTSLLRDPFFVPENKKLDDLMAEFQEKKVHLAVVVDEYGGTSGLVSLEDIIEEIVGDISDEFDDEDVHYSKLDEKNYVFEGKTTLKDFYKILKLDEDTVFEDNKGEAETIAGFILEISGSFPRQGGKIKFENYIFTIEALDKKRIKRVKITLP, from the coding sequence TTGGATCCGGAACCCACGTCCATAATTATATTATTTACCTCATTCGATTATTCGGTTATACCTAGCTTTATAGCATTATTTGTTTTGCTTTTTTGCTCAGCATTAATCTCTGGAGCAGAAGTTGCACTGTTTTCTTTAACTAGAGCACATTTAGAAACCGAAGAAAATAACACGCCTAAAGCCTTACAAATAATAACTAAGCTTTTAGAAAAACCTAAAAAGCTATTGGCAACTATATTAGTTGCTAATAATTTTATAAATATTGCAATAGTAATTCTCTTTGCATATTTAGGTGATTTTATGTTTGGTAGCGTTACAAACGAAATTTTAAAATTTGTTCTAGAAGTTGTTGTAGTAACTTTTTTAATATTATTATTTGGTGAAATATTACCAAAGGTTTATGCAAGTAGAAATAGCTTAAAATTTGCTTCATTTATGGCATATCCATTAAGTATTTTAGACTTTGTTTTTTCGCCATTAAGTGTACCAATGAGAGCAATAACTTTAGGAATTCACAACAAATTAGGAAAACAAAAATCAAATATAAGTGTAGACCAATTATCACAAGCATTAGAGCTTACAAGTGAAGACGACACAACACAAGAAGAGCAAAAAATATTAAAAGGAATTGTTTCGTTTGGTAATACAGATACTAAACAGGTTATGCGACCACGTTTAGATATTTTTGCGCTTAATATAACGCAAACTTATGCAGAGATTTTACCAGAGTTAATTACCAATGGCTTTTCTAGAATACCAGTTTACGAAGATAATGTAGATAATATTAAAGGTATTTTATATGTAAAAGATTTGTTGCCACATATAGAAAAAGATGATTTTAAATGGACAAGCCTTTTACGAGATCCTTTTTTCGTTCCAGAAAATAAAAAGCTAGACGATTTAATGGCAGAGTTTCAAGAAAAAAAAGTGCATTTGGCAGTTGTAGTAGATGAGTATGGTGGGACTTCTGGCCTAGTATCTTTAGAAGATATTATTGAAGAAATAGTAGGAGATATAAGCGATGAGTTTGATGATGAAGATGTGCATTATTCTAAATTAGATGAAAAAAACTATGTGTTTGAAGGAAAAACAACCTTAAAGGATTTTTATAAAATTTTAAAATTAGACGAAGACACTGTTTTTGAAGATAATAAAGGTGAAGCCGAAACTATAGCAGGATTTATTTTAGAAATATCAGGAAGTTTTCCAAGACAAGGCGGAAAAATAAAATTTGAGAATTATATTTTTACAATTGAAGCACTTGACAAAAAAAGAATAAAACGCGTAAAAATAACGTTACCATAA
- the rpmA gene encoding 50S ribosomal protein L27, producing the protein MAHKKGVGSSKNGRESESKRLGVKIFGGQAAIAGNIIIRQRGNTHHPGENVYQGKDHTLHAKVDGLVKFTKKKDNKSYVSIEPFEA; encoded by the coding sequence ATGGCTCACAAAAAAGGAGTTGGTAGTTCGAAGAATGGTAGAGAATCAGAATCAAAACGTTTAGGCGTTAAAATTTTTGGTGGTCAAGCTGCTATTGCTGGTAACATTATCATAAGACAAAGAGGTAATACACATCACCCAGGTGAAAATGTATACCAAGGAAAAGATCATACTTTACATGCTAAAGTTGATGGTCTTGTAAAATTCACAAAGAAAAAAGACAACAAGTCTTACGTTTCTATTGAGCCTTTTGAGGCTTAA